One region of Drosophila teissieri strain GT53w chromosome 2L, Prin_Dtei_1.1, whole genome shotgun sequence genomic DNA includes:
- the LOC122619353 gene encoding U6 snRNA-associated Sm-like protein LSm4: protein MCMFHIHFIPTVIVHLYRLPVIAVLIDYLTKMLPLSLLKTAQSHPMLVELKNGETYNGHLVSCDSWMNINLRDVICTSKDGDRFWRMPECYIRGSTIKYLRIPDEVIDMVKEDAQAKSRNRTEMNKNRGNNASQNQRGGRPGGGNRNNVGNRPGQGYGGPANNTMRLGGAAGQGNRLPHAAKNRK from the exons ATGTGCATGTTTCATATTCATTTCATTCCAACGGTGATTGTTCATCTCTATCGATTGCCGGTTATCGCTGTATTAATCGATTATCTCACAAAAATG CTGCCACTGTCACTTTTAAAAACAGCACAGAGCCATCCCATG TTGGTTGAGCTGAAAAATGGTGAAACATACAATGGTCATTTGGTCAGTTGCGACTCATGGATGAATATTAATCTGCGCGATGTAATTTGCACTTCAAAG GATGGCGATCGGTTTTGGCGCATGCCCGAATGTTATATCCGTGGGAGCACCATCAAATATCTGCGAATTCCTGACGAAGTAATCGACATGGTCAAGGAGGATGCGCAGGCAAAGTCGAGGAATCGCACGGAGATGAACAAAAACCGCGGCAACAACGCCTCGCAAAATCAGCGCGGCGGACGCCCTGGTGGTGGAAACCGGAATAATGTCGGCAATCGTCCCGGACAGGGATACGGTGGTCCTGCTAACAACACGATGCGCCTGGGgggagctgctggccaagggAATCGCCTGCCCCACGCCGCCAAAAATAGGAAATAG
- the LOC122626479 gene encoding COMM domain-containing protein 5 — translation MSSSFRYNLLRSVKPYTPFTPQLTKSMLRVLIQVSVHYIESKKSSSEVLSLALNKLTNGGHKIPPNFCELFTMIFLMMQIFLRYPKGVIKHHELRKCLMDDLNLTEEYVDDICKVLLNHRDILSKNFSETKMDRVKMSKLQWRINISLSLNTVQIDKPTIVLHFKLQNKEYRTLELPLSMFQQVRYNIALLLNELQSLQSRLALK, via the exons ATGTCGTCTTCGTTTAGATATAATCTTTTAAGGAGTGTTAAGCCCTACACTCCATTCACTCCGCAATTGACTAAATCCATGTTGCGTGTCCTTATACAAGTGTCTGTGCACTACATCGAATCAAAAAAATCTTCTTCGGAAGTGCTTTCCCTGGCCCTAAACAAACTAACAAATGGCGGACACAAAATTCCTCCAAACTTTTGTGAACTTTTCACAATGATATTTTTGATGATGCAAATCTTTTTAAGATATCCAAAGGGCGTTATAAAACATCATGAGCTGCGAAAATGTTTAATGGACGATTTAAA CTTAACAGAAGAATATGTTGATGATATTTGCAAAGTTTTGTTAAACCATCGAGACATACTGAGCAAGAACTTTTCAGAAACTAAAATGGACCGTGTCAAAATGTCAAAGTTGCAATGGAGAATTAACATTTCCTTATCGTTAAA TACCGTGCAAATTGATAAGCCTACTATAGTCCTCCACTTCAAACTGCAAAATAAGGAATATCGAACTCTAGAATTGCCACTTTCTATGTTTCAGCAAGTGCGCTATAATATTGCTCTTTTACTAAATGAATTGCAGTCATTGCAAAGCCGGTTGGCTTTAAAATAA
- the LOC122626477 gene encoding LOW QUALITY PROTEIN: ionotropic receptor 75a (The sequence of the model RefSeq protein was modified relative to this genomic sequence to represent the inferred CDS: inserted 1 base in 1 codon): MNLSICVFILILAACDGEIITSMEVSVLTNFVASLVKTKQAIVFSCSLNDFKEISLALLGINQFVSVVNLNQTYSLTSILTRENYARTSVLVNARCSGSSELLFKASENKYFNKTYQWFLWGVDLEVQSLFPLTLKYVGPNAQITYVNETTDGYAYWDIHSKGRHLKSHLEINLIATLINDTLSIVCDIFHLQSIDFRGQFNGITLRGASVIDKEDIFSNEQIESILSRPTKDAGVAAFIKYHYELLGLLRERFNFTVNFRNSRGWAGRLGNTTFRLGLLGIVMRNEADIAASGAFNRINRFAEFDIIHQSWRFETAFLYRYTSDLDTHGKSGNFLSPFSDRVWLFCLLTLGVFSIIWVLFEIIDSKILHRRINCQIPEHFXHKITVNGIKTTCIERILQTFGACCQQGLDPNPVDRSVRFLVMTLFLFSLVMYNYYTSSVVGGLLSSSDQGPSTVDEITASPLKISFEDIGYYKVLFRESQNRSITRLIEKKLSSSRTLSELPIFSHIEEAVPYLKAGGFAFHCEVVDAYPVIAEYFDANEICDLREVSGLMEVEIMNWILHKNSQYTEIFKSAMCNAQEKGFVERILRRRQIKKPACQSLYTVYPVSLSGVLPGFVILICGFGVSLLLLCMEKLYAHFGLRKWCGF, from the exons ATGAATCTCTCAatctgtgtttttattttaatactcGCTGCATGCGATGGGGAAATAATTACGAGTATGGAGGTATCCGTTCTAACCAACTTTGTTGCAAGCCTAGTTAAAACCAAGCAAGCAATAGTGTTTTCGTGTTCACTTAATG attttaaagaaatatctCTTGCATTGTTGGGAATCAATCAATTCGTGAGCGTAGTTAACCTTAACCAAACCTATTCCCTAACATCCATATTGACGCGGGAAAATTACGCTCGAACTTCTGTTCTAGTAAATGCCAGATGCAGTGGATCATCTGAACTTCTTTTTAAAGCATCTGAAAATAAGTATTTCAACAAAACTTACCAGTGGTTCCTCTGGGGTGTTGATCTTGAGGTTCAATCCCTATTCCCCCTAACTCTCAAGTATGTTGGTCCCAACGCCCAGATAACCTATGTTAATGAAACCACAGATGGTTATGCGTATTGGGATATTCATTCAAAAGGACGACACCTAAAATCGcatttggaaataaatttaatagcAACATTAATAAACGATACATTGAGTATAGTTTGcgatattttccatttgcaaaGCATTGATTTTCGCGGACAATTTAACGGAATCACTCTAAGAGGAGCAAGTGTT ATCGACAAGGAGGATATATTCTCGAATGAACAAATTGAATCCATTCTTTCGAGACCAACGAAAGATGCTGGAGTTGCTGCATTTATTAAGTATCACTACGAGCTTCTTGGACTTCTAAGAGAACGCTTCAACTTCACGGTTAATTTCCGAAATTCTAGGGGATGGGCTGGACGGTTGGGCAATACTACCTTTCGACTCGGCCTCTTGGGGATCGTTATGCGAAATGAGGCAGATATTGCCGCATCCGGTGCCTTTAATCGAATTAATCGTTTTGCAGAGTTTGATATAATACACCAAAGCTGGAGATTTGAGACGGCTTTTCTATACCGCTATACTTCTGATTTGGATACTCATGGAAAAAGTGGTAACTTTCTGTCGCCATTCAGCGACAGAGTTTGGTTATTCTGTCTATTAACCCTTGGTGTTTTTAGCATCATTTGGGTGCTATTTGAAATTATCGACTCCAAAATTTTACATAGACGAATTAATTGCCAAATTCCGGAACatt ttcataaaattaCGGTAAACGGCATTAAGACCACATGCATTGAACGAATTCTGCAGACTTTTGGAGCTTGCTGCCAACAGGGATTGGATCCAAATCCTGTAGATCGTTCAGTGCGCTTTTTAGTAATGACTCTATTCTTATTCTCCCTGGTAATGTACAACTATTATACCTCTTCCGTGGTGGGCGGATTGCTTAGTTCTTCAGATCAGGGCCCCTCTACCGTCGACGAAATAACAGCAAGTCCCTTAAAAATATCATTTGAAGACATTGGTTACTACAAAGTCTTATTCCGA gaAAGCCAAAATCGATCTATTACAAGATTAATAGAGAAAAAGCTGTCTTCGTCAAGAACTTTGAGTGAATTGCCAATCTTTAGCCATATCGAGGAAGCTGTTCCATATCTCAAAGCCGGTGGTTTCGCTTTTCATTGTGAAGTGGTGGACGCTTATCCGGTGATTGCAGAATATTTCGACGCCAACGAGATCTGTGATTTGCGCGAAGTCTCTGGTCTAATGGAAGTTGAAATAATGAATTGGATTTTACACAAAAACAGCCAGTATactgaaatttttaaatcagC taTGTGTAATGCCCAGGAAAAAGGCTTTGTTGAACGAATTCTTCGTCGGCGACAAATCAAAAAGCCAGCCTGTCAATCGTTATACACCGTATATCCTGTGAGCTTGTCAGGGGTGTTACCTGGATTTGTAATTTTGATTT GCGGATTTGGAGTATCGCTTCTACTTTTGTGTATGGAGAAACTATATGCGCATTTTGGATTACGAAAATGGTGCGGTTTTTAG